Below is a window of Halarcobacter anaerophilus DNA.
CTTTCAAGGAACTAATGCTTGGCTTCAATTCGGTGGCGGTCAAGAGTTATGGGATGAAGTTTATAAACCTTTTAACGTAATAGGTCTTGCAGCAGGAAATACAGGTGTTCAGATGACAGGATGGTTTAAAAAAGAGATTAAATCCGTTGAGGATTTAAACGGTCTTAGAATGAGAGTTCCTGGACTTGCAGGAAAGGTTTTAGAGCAACTTGGCGTTAGTGTAAAACTTCTTCCGGGCGGTGAGATTTTTCCTGCACTTGAAAGAGGTGTAATTGATGCAGCTGAATTTGTAGGTCCTTTTCAAGATAGAAGAATGGGATTTCAAAAAGCGGCAAAATACTACTATACTACAGGATGGGGAGAACCGAGTAATACAAGTGAATGTCTTATTAATAAAGATGCGTGGGAATCTTTACCTAAAGATTTACAAGCAATAGTAAAAGCTGTTGCAGCAGAGTGTAACCTTATGGGGCTGTCATGGTCAGAAGCAAATAACTCTGAAGCTTTGGAAGATTTAGTTAAAAACCAAGGAGTAATGGCAAAAACTCTGCCTGATTCAGTTATTGAAAAACTAAGAGATGTGACATTTGCTACATATGATAAATTAACAGCAAAAGATCCATTAGTAAAAAAAGTTCACGAAAGTTACTTTGCTTTTAAAGCAATGCATGATGATTGGCAAAATAAAAGTGAAGAAGTAGTGATGACTAAGTTGTCATCATGATTTTAAATATTTCAAATAGACTTGATGCGTTCATAGAACGCATTGGTCAAATAAGTTCTTGGTTTATTTTTATTTTGGTTTTGCAAGTTTCGGCAGATGTACTTTTTAGATACTTTTTTCATATAAGTTCAATAGCCGAGCAAGAGTTACAATGGCATATTTTGGCAATAATTGCAATGATTGGTTCTGCTTATACATTTCAACAAGGTGAACATGTAAGAGTCGATCTCTTTTATGCCCACTATAGTGAAAAAGTAAAACAGTGGATGGATATTATCATCCCTGTTTTTATAATCATACCTTATTCACTTTTTATAATATATTTATCAAGCGAGTATGTAATGCAGTCTTATATAACAGGGGAAGTCTCTCCGGATCCTGGAGGTTTACCTTATAGATATTTAGTTAAATCCTTAATACCGATTGGATTTACACTTATTTTAATTCAAGGGTTGGCAGTTTTATTAAAAGCTGTATCTAAAATAAAAGGGGAAAAATAATCAATGGATCCACAAATACTGGCAATCATGATGGTTGTATCCCTTTTTGCACTTATATTAGTAGGAGTTCCTGTTGCCTTTGCAATTGCAGGGGCAGGTCTGTTTTTTGGAGTTATGGGTGTAGATTTAAATCTATTTAATCTTTTGCCTTCAAGAATCTTTGGTGTACTTACAAATTATACTTTATTGGCTATACCGCTTTTTGTTTTTATGGGTATTTTATTGGAAAAATCCCGTTTAGCGGAAAAAATGCTTGATGTTTTAGGTCTATTATCAGGTAAAAAACCAGGCGGTATGGCTATTGCTATTATTGTAGTGGGTATTTTAATGGGTGCTTCAACAGGTATTGTAGGAGCTACGGTTGTAACCTTAACTATGATTGCCTTACCTACATTATTAAAAAGAAATTATAGTCATAGCGTTTCTTGCGGTACTATTTGTGCTTCGGGAACATTAGGACAGATTCTACCTCCTAGTTTGGTTTTAATTTTACTTGCAGATATTAGCGGTGAAGCCATAGGTCCTTTATTTGCCGCTGCATTAGTTCCGGGACTGTTACTTGCTGTTTGTTATATTTTATATATTATACTTTTAAGTAAATTTGCACCCCATCATGTACCGCCGATAGATGAAGAGGAGAGATCTTTATACTCAAAAAAAGAGTTATGGATAGAGTTTTTTAAATCTGTTGCACCGCCTTTTTTACTGATTTTCGCAGTATTAGGTTCAATAATAGGCGGACTTGCAGCTCCGACTGAAGCTGCATCAATGGGAGCAATCGGTGCTTTGGTAATAGTTTTTTTAAGTAAAAGATTAAGTTTAGAGATTTTAAAAGATACTTTATATGAAACTATGAAAGTTACGGGAATGATTATGTTTGTTCTTATAGCTTCTCAAGTTTTTGGCTTAAGTTTTAGGGGGCTAGAAGGGGATTATCTAGTTGAAGATTTATTTGCTGCAATACCTGGAGGAATGTGGGGTGCAATTTTATTTATGATGCTTGTTTTATTTGTTTTGGGATTTTTCTTAGAATGGATAGAGATATCATATATCGTACTTCCTCTCGTATTACCGATTTTTCATGCACTAGATATAAATATGATTTGGCTTGGAATTTTAGTTGCACTAAATCTTCAATCCTCCTTTTTGACCCCTCCTTTTGGTTGGTCACTGTTTTTCTTAAAAGGTGTAGCTCCAAAAGAGATTAAGACGATGGATATTTATAAAGGGGTACTACCGTTTATTGTGATTCAAATAATAGTAATTGCACTTGTAATGGTATTCCCGCAAATAGCACTTTGGTTACCCAAAGCAATAGGATGGATGTAATATGAATACTTTACCTTTAACGCAAGTTTCAGAAAATGTAATGGTGGTTTCTCCTCACCATAAGGCCAGTGATGCCGGTCTTGAAATATTAAAACAAGGAGGGAATGCCCTTGAAGCAACAATCGCCGTAGCTTCATCTTTGGCAGTGCATTATCCTCATATGACGGGAATAGGAGGAGATGCTTTTTGGTTGGTTTATGACCCTAAAGAGGGAGTCAGTTTTATAGAATCAGCAGGTTATTCCGGATTTGAGGTTAATATAGAAAAATACAAAGGTTTAGAAAATATACCTTTTAGGGGAAAATTAGCTGCTAATACGGCTGCCGGTGCTGTTAGTGCTTGGCATTTAGCTTTTGAAAAAAGTAAAAATGAGTGGAAAGGGAAACTAAAACCTTCCCAGCTTGTACAAGAAGCCGTATTTTCAAGTTTAAATGGAATAACAGTTACAAAATCTTTAGAGCAGACCTTAGAAGAGAAAAAAGAAGAACTAAGTGTGGACAAAGAGTTTGCCCAAATTTATTATTCAAATGCTAAAACTCCTAAAAGCGGGGAAACTTTGATTCAAGAAAAACTAGGGAATACTCTAAAAAGACTTGGAGAAAACGGTTTTGATGATTTTTACAGAGGTGAAGTTGCAAAAGATATTGCAGACGATTTCTCAAAAAAAGAGGGCTTACTAAATATAAAAGATTTGCAAGAGCACAAAGCTTCATGGCAAACGCCTTTAAAAATGAAAACTTCAAAAGCAAATTTATATAATGCTTCTGCTCCAACACAAGGAGTTGCATCTCTTATGATTTTGGGACTTTTTGACAGATGGTGTGAAAAACTTCCAAAAAAAGACTCTTCAAATCATATTCATCTTCTGGTTGAGGCTACTAAAATAGCTTTTAGACACAGGAATAAAATGGATACAAGTGTAAGTGCACAAGAGCTTCAAAAATGGCTTGAACCTGAATATCTGGATAAATTAAGTTTGGAAATTGATTTGGAAAAAGCAATTCCTTGGGGTGAAAATGCACAAGCGGGAGATACTACTTGGTTTGCAGTTTCTGATTCTGAGGGAAGAGTCGTAAGTGCTATTCAAAGTATTTATCATGAGTTTGGAAGCGGCTTTACTTTGCCAAAAACAGGAATAGTCTGGCAGAATAGAGGATGCAGTTTTTCTTTGGAACCTTCTCATATTCAAGCTTTAAAACCTAGAAAAAAACCTTTTCATACTTTAAATCCTGCCATTGCTCTTTTTGATGATGGAAGAGTTATGGCTTACGGAACTATGGGTGGAGACGGACAACCTCAAACCCAAGCAGCAGTTTTTTCCAGATATGCTTATTATGAAGAGGATTTGCAAACTTGTATAAATAATCCAAGATGGCTTTTAGGAAGAACTTGGGGTAATTCATCACAAAGCTTAAAAATAGAAGCAAGATTTAATGAAAGTATAAAAGATGAATTAATAAAAAAAGGTCATGATGTTGAGATTTTAGGAGCTTTAGATTCGGCAGTCGGACATGCCGGTGCTTTAGTTTTATACCCTTCAAAAAAAATAGAGGGTGCTTATGATCCAAGAAGTGATGGAAAAGCTTCAAGCTTTTAAAAAAGGAAAAATTATATATGAATGAGTTATTAGTTTTAGTGCCGATTTTACTTGTAAGTGGAGTCGTTGCAGGTTTACTTGCAGGTTTACTCGGTATTGGCGGAGGAATTGTAATAGTACCTATGCTTTACCATATTTTTATATACATGAAAATAGATATCTCTATTGCAATGCCTTTAGCCATAGGAACCTCTTTATCTACGATAGTCGTAACTTCGATAATCTCTGCAAGATCTCACCATAAAAAAGGCGGGATAGACTGGGATTTATCAAAAAGATGGATACCTTTTGTTATTCTAGGTGTATTTATAGGAGCTTTTTCATCAAAATTTATTGATGGAAATAGTTTAAAATTTATGTTTGGTATTTTACTTCTTGTTGTATCTTTAAATATGATAATAAGTAGTTTTAAAAGCCTTGTTATAGCAAAATCTCTTCCCGGAAAAGTGGGACAATCAATTTTTGCAACTTTGCTTGGGTGGTTTTCATCTTTGCTTGGAATAGGTGGAGGAACCTTAATGGTTCCTTTGCTTTCACTCTTTTCTTTTCCCATTCACAAAGCTGTTAGTACAGCTTCGCTTTTCGGACTTATTATAAGTATCCCCGCAACAGCAGGATATATAATAGTCGGTTGGAATGTAGAAAATCTTCCTTTTGCCTCAACGGGTTATATAAACTGGATTGCTTTTATTATTTTAGTTCCGATGACAATGTTTTTTGCTCCTTACGGGGTAAAACTTGCTTATAAACTAAATGTAAAGCAGCTAAAACTTGCTTTTGCAATCTTTTTAGCTTGTGTGGGATTAAAGATGATTCTTGTATAGAATTATTTTAAATCTATAAGTAGGCTTTGCATAAGATGTAAAGCCTACGTAATTGGAAATAGATTATTGTTTTCCTAAATTAAAACTGTTTTTATTTAAATTTTTTCTGTAGATTTTCCAGATGTTTTTTTGCTGTTTTTTTAAATCAGCCATATTTTTTGAACTAATAGAACCTATTATCAGTTTTTTTGATTTTGAGAAGGTAAAAGATTGGAAATTCTCTTTGTGCAGGGTTTTTAAAAAAGTTTCATTATCTTTTGTTTTTATATAGATTTTTAGATAGATATAGTTTTGGT
It encodes the following:
- a CDS encoding TRAP transporter substrate-binding protein: MTNERRNFIKKTGLAGLGAAIAVPSIASADSKKTFRWKMTNCYGAGAPFYSTGPGSASYFCKRIEELSNGRLRIKHYPAGELIPAMEGFDAVSKGTIQMNWGNSFFWAGKTFAAQYFTAVPFGMNFQGTNAWLQFGGGQELWDEVYKPFNVIGLAAGNTGVQMTGWFKKEIKSVEDLNGLRMRVPGLAGKVLEQLGVSVKLLPGGEIFPALERGVIDAAEFVGPFQDRRMGFQKAAKYYYTTGWGEPSNTSECLINKDAWESLPKDLQAIVKAVAAECNLMGLSWSEANNSEALEDLVKNQGVMAKTLPDSVIEKLRDVTFATYDKLTAKDPLVKKVHESYFAFKAMHDDWQNKSEEVVMTKLSS
- a CDS encoding TRAP transporter small permease subunit, with translation MILNISNRLDAFIERIGQISSWFIFILVLQVSADVLFRYFFHISSIAEQELQWHILAIIAMIGSAYTFQQGEHVRVDLFYAHYSEKVKQWMDIIIPVFIIIPYSLFIIYLSSEYVMQSYITGEVSPDPGGLPYRYLVKSLIPIGFTLILIQGLAVLLKAVSKIKGEK
- a CDS encoding TRAP transporter large permease, translated to MDPQILAIMMVVSLFALILVGVPVAFAIAGAGLFFGVMGVDLNLFNLLPSRIFGVLTNYTLLAIPLFVFMGILLEKSRLAEKMLDVLGLLSGKKPGGMAIAIIVVGILMGASTGIVGATVVTLTMIALPTLLKRNYSHSVSCGTICASGTLGQILPPSLVLILLADISGEAIGPLFAAALVPGLLLAVCYILYIILLSKFAPHHVPPIDEEERSLYSKKELWIEFFKSVAPPFLLIFAVLGSIIGGLAAPTEAASMGAIGALVIVFLSKRLSLEILKDTLYETMKVTGMIMFVLIASQVFGLSFRGLEGDYLVEDLFAAIPGGMWGAILFMMLVLFVLGFFLEWIEISYIVLPLVLPIFHALDINMIWLGILVALNLQSSFLTPPFGWSLFFLKGVAPKEIKTMDIYKGVLPFIVIQIIVIALVMVFPQIALWLPKAIGWM
- a CDS encoding gamma-glutamyltransferase family protein, yielding MNTLPLTQVSENVMVVSPHHKASDAGLEILKQGGNALEATIAVASSLAVHYPHMTGIGGDAFWLVYDPKEGVSFIESAGYSGFEVNIEKYKGLENIPFRGKLAANTAAGAVSAWHLAFEKSKNEWKGKLKPSQLVQEAVFSSLNGITVTKSLEQTLEEKKEELSVDKEFAQIYYSNAKTPKSGETLIQEKLGNTLKRLGENGFDDFYRGEVAKDIADDFSKKEGLLNIKDLQEHKASWQTPLKMKTSKANLYNASAPTQGVASLMILGLFDRWCEKLPKKDSSNHIHLLVEATKIAFRHRNKMDTSVSAQELQKWLEPEYLDKLSLEIDLEKAIPWGENAQAGDTTWFAVSDSEGRVVSAIQSIYHEFGSGFTLPKTGIVWQNRGCSFSLEPSHIQALKPRKKPFHTLNPAIALFDDGRVMAYGTMGGDGQPQTQAAVFSRYAYYEEDLQTCINNPRWLLGRTWGNSSQSLKIEARFNESIKDELIKKGHDVEILGALDSAVGHAGALVLYPSKKIEGAYDPRSDGKASSF
- a CDS encoding sulfite exporter TauE/SafE family protein; this translates as MNELLVLVPILLVSGVVAGLLAGLLGIGGGIVIVPMLYHIFIYMKIDISIAMPLAIGTSLSTIVVTSIISARSHHKKGGIDWDLSKRWIPFVILGVFIGAFSSKFIDGNSLKFMFGILLLVVSLNMIISSFKSLVIAKSLPGKVGQSIFATLLGWFSSLLGIGGGTLMVPLLSLFSFPIHKAVSTASLFGLIISIPATAGYIIVGWNVENLPFASTGYINWIAFIILVPMTMFFAPYGVKLAYKLNVKQLKLAFAIFLACVGLKMILV